Proteins co-encoded in one Arachis hypogaea cultivar Tifrunner chromosome 13, arahy.Tifrunner.gnm2.J5K5, whole genome shotgun sequence genomic window:
- the LOC112732594 gene encoding uncharacterized protein: protein MKFGTKWKFREAVREYTIQEGRSIKIVKNDNIRCRTVCKVKECPWVAYASRDHEDTCWQIKTFNDDHTCPREDKNRAANRNWVCSKLVKKVRKYPNFKHYETTTYFKTRFDLTLNKNSISRALMDARSVVYGDEKEQYKMVRDYGMTLLTTNPGSTVQICTTPQPDGEVTFDRMYICLSGCKNGFKAGCRPLIGLDGAFLKTRFGGQILSAVGLDANHHIYVIA from the coding sequence ATGAAGTTTGGAACTAAATGGAAATTTAGAGAAGCTGTGAGAGAATATACAATCCAAGAGGGTAGAAGCATAAAGATAGTGAAAAATGATAACATAAGGTGCAGGACAGTGTGTAAGGTCAAAGAGTGCCCATGGGTGGCTTATGCATCAAGAGACCATGAAGACACCTGTTGGCAAATTAAGACATTCAATGATGACCACACTTGTCCAAGAGAGGACAAGAATAGGGCTGCCAACAGGAATTGGGTATGCAGCAAGCTTgtgaagaaagtgagaaagtatCCAAATTTTAAACACTACGAAACTACAACTTACTTCAAGACACGGTTTGACTTGACACTGAATAAAAATTCAATATCCAGGGCATTAATGGATGCAAGAAGTGTAGTGTATGGGGATGAGAAAGAGCAATATAAGATGGTTAGGGATTATGGTATGACGCTGTTGACGACTAATCCCGGTTCCACTGTACAAATATGCACCACCCCCCAACCAGATGGTGAAGTTACCTTTGATAGAATGTATATATGCTTAAGTGGCTGCAAAAACGGGTTTAAGGCTGGTTGCCGTCCTTTGATAGGTCTGGATGGTGCTTTCCTGAAGACACGGTTTGGTGGCCAGATTTTGTCAGCCGTGGGGTTAGATGCAAATCATCATATCTATGTCATAGCCTAG